A single region of the Pseudomonas sp. GGS8 genome encodes:
- the urtE gene encoding urea ABC transporter ATP-binding subunit UrtE: MLQVDKLHQYYGGSHILRGLTFEVKVGEVTCLLGRNGVGKTTLLKCLMGLLPAKEGAVNWEGQPITTFKPHQRVYAGIAYVPQGREIFGRLTVEENLLMGLSRFPGSEAKEVPAFIYELFPVLLQMKQRRGGDLSGGQQQQLAIGRALASRPRLLILDEPTEGIQPSVIKEIGAVIKKLAARGDMAILLVEQFYDFAAELADQYLVMSRGEIVQQGRGENMEAEGVRGLVTI, translated from the coding sequence ATGCTGCAAGTCGACAAGCTGCACCAGTACTACGGCGGTAGCCACATCCTGCGGGGCCTGACGTTTGAGGTGAAGGTCGGCGAAGTCACCTGCCTGCTCGGGCGCAACGGCGTAGGCAAGACCACCTTGCTCAAATGCCTGATGGGTTTGCTGCCGGCCAAAGAAGGCGCGGTGAACTGGGAAGGCCAACCGATCACCACGTTCAAACCGCACCAGCGGGTGTATGCCGGTATCGCTTACGTGCCTCAGGGTCGGGAAATTTTCGGTCGATTGACCGTGGAAGAAAACCTGCTGATGGGCCTGTCGCGGTTTCCCGGCTCCGAAGCCAAGGAAGTCCCGGCGTTCATTTACGAGCTGTTCCCGGTGCTGCTGCAAATGAAACAACGGCGTGGCGGTGACTTGTCCGGTGGTCAGCAACAGCAGCTGGCGATCGGTAGAGCACTGGCCAGCCGACCACGGCTGCTGATTCTCGACGAACCCACCGAAGGCATTCAGCCGTCGGTGATCAAGGAAATCGGCGCGGTGATCAAAAAACTCGCGGCCCGTGGCGACATGGCGATTTTGCTGGTGGAGCAGTTCTACGATTTCGCCGCCGAGCTGGCCGATCAGTACCTGGTGATGTCCCGGGGTGAAATCGTGCAGCAGGGTCGTGGCGAAAATATGGAAGCCGAAGGTGTGCGCGGACTGGTTACGATCTAA